In a single window of the Nicotiana tomentosiformis chromosome 8, ASM39032v3, whole genome shotgun sequence genome:
- the LOC104117211 gene encoding uncharacterized protein, with amino-acid sequence MDKWMAGNGKMINNILVNSPKGSLFLESVDASDSSTDSTKMYSLFKSTIDSIGAVNVVHVVTDNASENVKAGDLMFVGYPHIYWTPCAAHCINLIFGDIFKERPFSSVFNQAIRVHSYIVQRPLLLNMMKRFTKQRSLVKHAKTRFAITFLTLHRMYEQKSNLKKLFVSDEYTNSAYGREARGRESADIILTT; translated from the coding sequence ATGGATAAGTGGATGGCAGGAAATGGAAAAATGATCAACAATATCTTGGTGAATTCTCCTAAGGGAAGCTTGTTTCTTGAGTCCGTTGATGCAAGCGACTCTTCTACTGATTCAACCAAAATGTACTCTTTGTTCAAGAGTACAATAGACTCTATTGGAGCAGTAAATGTTGTTCATGTTGTTACGGACAATGCAAGTGAAAATGTTAAAGCTGGTGATTTGATGTTTGTAGGGTACCCACATATTTATTGGACTCCGTGTGCAGCACATTGCATTAATTTAATCTTCGGtgatattttcaaggaaagaccctTCAGTTCAGTCTTTAATCAGGCAATTAGAGTGCATTCCTATATTGTTCAAAggcctttgttattgaatatgatGAAGAGATTCACTAAACAAAGAAGCTTGGTGAAACATGCCAAGACAAGATTTGCTATCACTTTCTTGACTTTGCATAGGATGTATGAGCAAAAAAGCAATTTGAAGAAGTTGTTTGTTTCAGATGAGTACACTAACAGTGCCTATGGAAGGGAAGCTCGAGGGAGAGAATCTGCAGATATTATACTTACTACTTAA